Genomic DNA from Geomonas agri:
TGCCGTGCTGCACGGAGAAGCACAGTCCGTGGGCCTGGTCCGGGCCGTGGTACGGGTCCTGGCCCAGGACGACTACCTTGACGTGCTCAAAGGACGTGGAGTTCATGGCGTTGAAGTATTCGCCCCCCTTGGGGTAGATCACCTTCCGCCTGGACATCTCTTGGCGCAGGAACTCTTTAAGCTCCCGCATGTACGGCTTCTCGAACTCGTCCAGGAGGTGGTTTTTCCAGCTCGTTTCCAGACGTACCTGTGATTCGGTCGACATGTGCCAGCTCCGCATGCATCATCCATGGAATAGGCAGAAGTTACCATACCCTCCTTTGCACAGCCAAGCCCAATCTACACTTCGAACTACACCTGTCACACCATAATCACCTCATCCCGCTGTCAGCAAGAGAGCAGAGCAACGTTTGTTGCAGCTGAAGCATGAAGACGACACACATTGACAGTCTTTAATGCCGAAGTAGACTGTTGGAGTTGTAAAAAGGAGGCCTAACCCGAAGGAGGAGGAGACCATGCCACTAGAATGTTCCGTTTTGGGCAAGGACCTGGCCATAACCGAAACCACAGTTCCCGTTATATCTCCTTACTGGCGCCTGAAACGAAATGGTCATTGGGCACTGCTCTGCCGTTACGAGCAGGAGCAGGCTCGCTACTCGATGCTGTCCCCAAAGGTGGGGGCCACACTGGCCCTGATGGATGGCAGGCTGACCTTACGGCACCTGTCGATGATCGCTCAATACGCTTTTGACCTGGAATCTCAGGAGGCGTCCCAGGAGTTCGTGACGGGGGCGATCATGGCGGCAAACAGGGAGGATGACGCCGTAATCAACATGACCCCGGAACTGGAGCCTTACGTCAAGCGGATCGACCCGTTCGAGTTCGCGGTCAAGGCCTCCAAGTGGAAGGCGCAGGAAAGACCGGCAGCACCGCTTTCGTTGAACCTGATGTTTTCCAACGATTGCCACACCAACTGTTCGTACTGTTTTGCCAAAGGACACTGCGTTCCCGAGAGCAAGCTGCTGTCGACCGAGCGTTGGAAAGAGCTGCTGCGCGAAGCCAAATTGCTCGGGATAGACCAGGTATCCCTCTCCGGTGGGGATCCACTGTTCAGAAAGGACGCGTTGAAGTTGATCGAGGAGATGATCGATCTCGAAATGCTCTTCGTTCTCTCGACCAAGTGCTACATCACCGAGGAAATAGCAGACCGGCTGGTCTCCATCGGCATGACACAGCCGGTTAACCAGTACGTGCGCGAGATCCAGTTGAACATGGATCCGAACGAGTCCACCGCAGACAATTTAGCCGG
This window encodes:
- a CDS encoding radical SAM protein: MPLECSVLGKDLAITETTVPVISPYWRLKRNGHWALLCRYEQEQARYSMLSPKVGATLALMDGRLTLRHLSMIAQYAFDLESQEASQEFVTGAIMAANREDDAVINMTPELEPYVKRIDPFEFAVKASKWKAQERPAAPLSLNLMFSNDCHTNCSYCFAKGHCVPESKLLSTERWKELLREAKLLGIDQVSLSGGDPLFRKDALKLIEEMIDLEMLFVLSTKCYITEEIADRLVSIGMTQPVNQYVREIQLNMDPNESTADNLAGSPGYYHRAVHSIRNLLKRGFNVRVKAVVTALTVPHIYDWVEELQDMGVRQISVAAYNRGLNNKNENLFLGREDRASIIDQCRRARIDFPEIDLRTIGCEPLHDTVAVQRRHAEPVTALPGEDPEIHDKIRRWKEGDHSFSAQSSMTITPDGKVMLYDTVPQDETLLVGDVSTNSILEVWDSEPLQNYPFPKTELFKGAACYDCKNLAQCQSKAGYCFRDAYFHSGSVLVPPAQCPMVQGESAF